In the Brassica napus cultivar Da-Ae chromosome A7, Da-Ae, whole genome shotgun sequence genome, one interval contains:
- the LOC106357117 gene encoding transcription factor RHD6-like isoform X1: MALLNDHPNEPNYIAKQNSSSSEDLSSPENYGLASSSSTMNSDHQQNHQGIVFYPSGESVENHNSLLDFNGSSFLNFDNNNHHESFPHPTISCGGGFSFLEGNNMSYGFTNWSQHHMDIISPRPIETPGINQGHKEWLYSDSTAVTTGSRDESLSPKSAGNKRSYTGESIQPPSKKPRSGANGKAKPKPITPPKDPQSLAAKNRRERISERLKILQELVPNGTKVDLVTMLEKAISYVKFLQLQVKVLATDEFWPAQGGKAPDISQVRDAIDAILSSSQRDKNSTPITNK, translated from the exons ATGGCACTCCTGAATGACCATCCCAACGAGCCTAATTACATCGCAAAACAAAACTCCTCCTCATCCGAAGATCTCTCATCACCGGAGAATTATGGATTGGCTTCTAGCAGTAGCACGATGAATTCAGATCATCAACAAAATCATCAAGGGATTGTGTTTTACCCTTCCGGCGAATCTGTTGAAAATCACAACTCTTTGTTAGATTTCAACGGATCATCATTTCTTAACTTCGACAACAACAATCATCATGAGAGCTTTCCTCATCCAACCATAAGTTGCGGTGGTGGCTTCTCTTTTTTGGAAGGAAACAACATGAGCTACGGCTTCACAAATTGGAGTCAGCACCATATGGATATTATTAGCCCTAGACCTATTGAAACTCCGGGGATAAATCAAGGCCACAAAGAATGGTTATACTCCGATTCAACTGCTGTGACCACTGGTTCTAGAGATGAGTCTCTCTCGCCTAAATCCGCTGGAAACAAACGTTCTTATACG GGAGAGAGCATTCAACCACCCTCAAAGAAACCGAGGAGCGGCGCTAACGGGAAAGCCAAGCCTAAGCCAATAACTCCACCTAAAGATCCACAAAGCCTAGCCGCCAAG AACCGAAGAGAAAGGATAAGTGAACGTCTCAAGATATTGCAAGAACTTGTGCCCAATGGCACCAAG GTTGATCTGGTGACGATGTTAGAGAAGGCTATTAGTTATGTCAAGTTTCTTCAGTTACAAGTTAAG gTACTTGCGACCGATGAGTTTTGGCCAGCACAAGGAGGAAAAGCTCCAGACATTTCTCAAGTTAGAGACGCCATTGATGCCATCCTCTCTTCATCACAAAGAGACAAGAATTCGACTCCAATCACCAATAAATGA
- the LOC106357117 gene encoding transcription factor RHD6-like isoform X2, whose product MALLNDHPNEPNYIAKQNSSSSEDLSSPENYGLASSSSTMNSDHQQNHQGIVFYPSGESVENHNSLLDFNGSSFLNFDNNNHHESFPHPTISCGGGFSFLEGNNMSYGFTNWSQHHMDIISPRPIETPGINQGHKEWLYSDSTAVTTGSRDESLSPKSAGNKRSYTGESIQPPSKKPRSGANGKAKPKPITPPKDPQSLAAKNRRERISERLKILQELVPNGTKVDLVTMLEKAISYVKFLQLQVLATDEFWPAQGGKAPDISQVRDAIDAILSSSQRDKNSTPITNK is encoded by the exons ATGGCACTCCTGAATGACCATCCCAACGAGCCTAATTACATCGCAAAACAAAACTCCTCCTCATCCGAAGATCTCTCATCACCGGAGAATTATGGATTGGCTTCTAGCAGTAGCACGATGAATTCAGATCATCAACAAAATCATCAAGGGATTGTGTTTTACCCTTCCGGCGAATCTGTTGAAAATCACAACTCTTTGTTAGATTTCAACGGATCATCATTTCTTAACTTCGACAACAACAATCATCATGAGAGCTTTCCTCATCCAACCATAAGTTGCGGTGGTGGCTTCTCTTTTTTGGAAGGAAACAACATGAGCTACGGCTTCACAAATTGGAGTCAGCACCATATGGATATTATTAGCCCTAGACCTATTGAAACTCCGGGGATAAATCAAGGCCACAAAGAATGGTTATACTCCGATTCAACTGCTGTGACCACTGGTTCTAGAGATGAGTCTCTCTCGCCTAAATCCGCTGGAAACAAACGTTCTTATACG GGAGAGAGCATTCAACCACCCTCAAAGAAACCGAGGAGCGGCGCTAACGGGAAAGCCAAGCCTAAGCCAATAACTCCACCTAAAGATCCACAAAGCCTAGCCGCCAAG AACCGAAGAGAAAGGATAAGTGAACGTCTCAAGATATTGCAAGAACTTGTGCCCAATGGCACCAAG GTTGATCTGGTGACGATGTTAGAGAAGGCTATTAGTTATGTCAAGTTTCTTCAGTTACAA gTACTTGCGACCGATGAGTTTTGGCCAGCACAAGGAGGAAAAGCTCCAGACATTTCTCAAGTTAGAGACGCCATTGATGCCATCCTCTCTTCATCACAAAGAGACAAGAATTCGACTCCAATCACCAATAAATGA